From a single Sneathia sanguinegens genomic region:
- a CDS encoding alpha/beta hydrolase, translating into MKSKNKMISGKYSPTIFSMNYEEVKYKSIDGLNLYGWYIKRSDKPKNTILLLHGRNNNRIFCLKFLQIFSEIDKENKYNIFIPDLRNSGKSDEAMTAFGYFFARDIYSSMKMLNERYKLNNFVLYGFSQGGMGAAICSKLFQKELSEKNIKISKMILDSPVSNIQKIILHHSKIKDYTIPKVFLIPSFIALNKIVDKNLKKLRLSELLGDIPTLLLQSKKDKLTPFRIIEKEYFNLSDEKKEKVRFKAFRKGQHVRIYLEYKEEYTQTINKFLESEKI; encoded by the coding sequence ATGAAAAGTAAAAATAAAATGATTTCTGGAAAATATTCTCCGACTATTTTTTCTATGAATTATGAAGAAGTTAAATATAAGTCTATTGATGGGCTTAATTTATACGGCTGGTATATAAAAAGAAGTGATAAACCAAAAAACACAATACTTTTATTACATGGAAGAAATAATAATAGAATATTTTGTCTTAAATTTTTACAAATATTTTCTGAAATTGATAAAGAAAATAAATATAATATTTTCATACCAGATTTAAGAAATTCAGGAAAATCTGATGAAGCAATGACAGCATTTGGATATTTTTTTGCAAGAGATATTTATAGTAGTATGAAAATGCTAAATGAAAGATATAAGTTAAATAATTTTGTACTATATGGGTTTTCTCAAGGAGGTATGGGGGCTGCAATATGCTCAAAATTATTTCAGAAAGAGTTGAGTGAAAAAAATATAAAAATAAGTAAGATGATTTTAGATAGCCCAGTATCTAATATACAAAAAATTATTTTACATCATTCAAAAATAAAGGATTATACTATACCAAAAGTATTTTTAATTCCTTCATTTATAGCTTTAAATAAGATAGTAGATAAAAATTTAAAAAAATTAAGATTATCAGAATTATTAGGTGATATTCCGACATTATTACTTCAATCTAAGAAAGATAAATTGACACCATTTCGTATTATTGAAAAAGAATATTTTAATTTATCTGATGAAAAAAAAGAAAAAGTAAGATTTAAAGCCTTTAGAAAAGGGCAACATGTTCGTATTTATTTAGAATATAAAGAAGAATATACACAAACAATAAATAAATTTTTAGAAAGTGAGAAAATATGA
- the disA gene encoding DNA integrity scanning diadenylate cyclase DisA, with amino-acid sequence MTDKREILKEIFGIIAPGQPLRNAIDRIQEASLGALIILCEPSEIEGLMEGGFILDTTFSPQKVYELAKMDGAVIVSKDIKKIYGANLQLQPDHTLITDESGTRHRTAHRMAMQTGNIVITISERRNKITIYKDNIKYSLDSLGDLLIKSSQAIMSLEKYSSIINRCLNNINHLEYEKLVTLEEVVRVIRFFILLFNMENKINQYILELGTEGKTLQLQNKEIMIGHKKNFTNLIKDYSFNCDKKEKYDKILDKVLKVDSTDITEDEYIVNLLGYNVKNLIMEDSLIAKGYRLLGNIPSLTKKETENIIGEFKDVSGILNASVKEIQAVKGLTKNKAYKVVRVCDKYKNRIEMEVF; translated from the coding sequence ATGACAGATAAAAGAGAAATATTAAAAGAAATATTTGGAATAATTGCACCTGGACAACCATTGAGAAATGCAATAGATAGAATACAAGAAGCTTCATTAGGAGCCTTAATAATTTTATGTGAACCTAGTGAAATAGAGGGATTAATGGAAGGTGGTTTTATACTAGATACTACTTTTTCTCCGCAAAAAGTATATGAATTAGCAAAAATGGATGGAGCTGTTATTGTTTCAAAAGATATAAAGAAAATATATGGAGCTAACTTGCAATTGCAACCTGACCATACTCTAATTACTGATGAAAGTGGTACAAGACATAGAACAGCACATAGAATGGCAATGCAAACTGGTAATATTGTAATAACTATATCTGAAAGAAGAAATAAGATTACGATATATAAAGATAATATAAAATATTCATTAGATTCTCTTGGAGATTTATTAATTAAATCTTCTCAAGCAATAATGTCTTTGGAAAAATATTCTAGTATAATAAATCGTTGTTTAAATAATATTAATCATTTAGAGTATGAAAAATTAGTTACTCTTGAAGAAGTTGTTAGAGTTATTAGATTTTTTATATTACTTTTCAATATGGAAAATAAAATTAATCAATATATATTAGAATTAGGTACTGAAGGTAAAACATTGCAATTACAAAATAAAGAAATTATGATAGGACATAAAAAGAATTTTACAAATTTAATTAAAGATTATAGTTTTAATTGTGATAAAAAAGAAAAATATGACAAAATACTAGATAAAGTTTTAAAAGTAGATAGTACAGATATTACAGAAGATGAATATATTGTTAATTTATTAGGATATAATGTTAAAAATTTAATAATGGAAGATTCTTTAATAGCAAAAGGTTATAGATTATTAGGTAATATACCTAGTTTAACAAAAAAGGAAACTGAAAATATAATTGGAGAATTTAAGGATGTGAGTGGTATTCTAAATGCTTCAGTTAAGGAAATACAAGCAGTAAAAGGTTTAACAAAAAATAAGGCATATAAGGTTGTAAGAGTTTGTGACAAATATAAAAATAGAATAGAAATGGAAGTATTTTGA
- a CDS encoding ABC transporter permease translates to MHKKNLKLLYYLPLTIWMTIFFAIPTAIIVYFSFLKKSAYGGIENYTTFTLKAYKDLADPQLLTILFKTLKISIIITAVVIILSVPTAYFISTSKNKNLWLLLIVIPFWTNFLVRIFALIGLIGNNGLINKLIMVIFGLKAPVALLYNQRAVIIISVYILMPYAILPLYTSIEKFDFSLIDAARDLGANKYQALIKIFLPGIKGGIITAIVLTFIPAIGSYAVPDIVGGTDGIMLGNVIANKMFVLRDWPSAAAISTIFIIITIICMLISKGGEIDE, encoded by the coding sequence ATGCATAAGAAAAATTTGAAATTACTTTATTACCTACCACTAACAATATGGATGACAATATTTTTTGCTATACCAACAGCAATAATAGTTTATTTTAGTTTTTTAAAAAAATCGGCTTATGGGGGAATAGAAAATTATACAACTTTCACTTTGAAAGCATATAAAGATTTAGCAGATCCTCAATTACTTACAATTTTATTTAAAACTTTAAAGATATCTATAATAATAACAGCAGTTGTAATAATTTTATCTGTACCAACAGCATATTTCATTTCAACATCAAAGAATAAAAATTTATGGTTATTATTAATAGTTATCCCTTTTTGGACAAATTTTTTGGTAAGAATTTTTGCATTGATTGGTTTAATAGGGAATAACGGTTTGATAAATAAATTAATAATGGTTATTTTTGGATTGAAAGCACCAGTAGCCCTGTTATATAATCAAAGAGCAGTAATAATAATTAGTGTATATATATTAATGCCCTATGCTATTTTGCCTTTGTATACTTCTATAGAAAAGTTTGATTTTTCATTAATAGATGCTGCAAGAGATTTGGGAGCAAATAAGTATCAGGCTTTAATAAAAATATTCTTACCGGGAATAAAAGGGGGTATTATTACAGCAATAGTTTTAACATTTATACCTGCTATAGGATCATATGCAGTTCCAGATATAGTAGGGGGAACTGACGGAATAATGTTAGGAAATGTTATTGCAAATAAAATGTTTGTTTTGCGTGATTGGCCATCAGCTGCCGCAATTTCTACTATTTTCATAATAATAACTATAATATGTATGTTAATTAGTAAGGGTGGTGAAATAGATGAATAA
- a CDS encoding MFS transporter — protein MNKLSKKAYILYGIGVSYFMLDQLFVQWLKYFYLPPKGVGLKTILPTRYIVLGFIIMRLVDAITDPIVGYMSDHNHSKLGRRSIFMLIGGIPLGIAMILFFYPMGTTVFQRFVYFSIIGSIYFVAYTLVGGPYNSMIPDLANDKYERINLSTVQSIFRLVFTAIPLVFSGIILSKLTETAKSSILGFRLMIICFSLISVIGIYICALFLGESKLTNKNELSKGSSFRKTIKEISNFEVLSYFLGLFFFFSAFNIIRGSLAYYVSLILNKDAGFVTIVSAVIFLTSAIFFPITNSITKKYGFKKIMILDILIIILGTLGLVLFNGANIITIYTFCAIIGVGISGAAFIFPPAMLSEISTEISKKSGVSVEGLLFGIQGFFLKLAFMVEAIISVSTIVYGSIADEQGLRNATKEGVIISLCFAIVMLIISIAFYAIKKKEI, from the coding sequence ATGAATAAATTATCAAAAAAAGCCTATATTTTATATGGTATAGGTGTTTCATATTTTATGCTAGATCAATTATTTGTTCAATGGCTTAAATATTTTTATTTACCACCTAAAGGTGTTGGATTAAAAACTATATTACCAACTAGATATATTGTATTGGGATTTATAATAATGCGTTTAGTTGATGCAATTACAGATCCTATAGTTGGATATATGTCAGATCATAATCATTCAAAATTAGGAAGAAGATCAATTTTTATGTTAATTGGTGGAATACCTTTAGGAATAGCAATGATATTATTTTTCTATCCAATGGGGACAACAGTATTTCAAAGATTTGTATATTTTTCTATTATAGGATCAATATATTTTGTTGCCTATACTTTAGTTGGAGGACCATATAATTCAATGATACCAGATTTAGCAAATGATAAGTATGAAAGAATTAATTTATCAACAGTACAATCAATTTTTAGACTTGTATTTACAGCTATACCTTTGGTATTTTCAGGAATAATTCTATCTAAATTAACAGAAACTGCTAAAAGCTCTATTTTAGGATTCAGACTTATGATAATATGTTTTTCTTTAATTTCAGTTATAGGTATTTATATTTGTGCATTATTTCTTGGTGAATCAAAATTGACAAATAAGAATGAATTATCTAAAGGTTCAAGTTTTAGAAAAACAATAAAAGAAATTAGCAATTTTGAAGTATTGAGCTATTTTTTAGGACTGTTTTTTTTCTTTAGTGCATTTAATATAATAAGAGGGAGCTTAGCATATTATGTTAGCTTAATTTTAAATAAGGATGCAGGTTTTGTTACAATAGTATCAGCAGTGATATTTTTAACTTCTGCAATATTTTTTCCAATTACAAATAGTATTACGAAAAAATATGGTTTTAAAAAGATAATGATATTAGATATTTTAATTATTATACTAGGAACTTTAGGTTTGGTATTGTTTAATGGAGCAAATATAATAACAATTTATACATTTTGTGCTATAATAGGTGTAGGTATCAGTGGAGCTGCCTTTATATTTCCACCAGCTATGCTTAGTGAAATTTCAACAGAGATAAGTAAAAAATCAGGAGTTTCTGTTGAAGGTTTACTATTTGGAATACAAGGTTTTTTCTTAAAATTAGCCTTTATGGTGGAAGCAATAATTTCAGTTTCTACAATTGTATATGGAAGTATAGCAGATGAGCAAGGTTTAAGAAATGCAACAAAAGAAGGAGTTATTATAAGTTTATGCTTTGCTATAGTTATGCTCATTATCTCAATTGCCTTTTATGCTATTAAGAAAAAAGAAATATAA
- a CDS encoding ABC transporter ATP-binding protein produces the protein MEKDLEILNISKAFGEEKVLKNVNLSIRKGEFFSILGPSGCGKTTLLRMIAGFISPDEGQIKVNGERIDILAPNKRNVNTVFQNYALFPNMTVFDNIAFPLKLKKMKKDEIKREVNKYLDLVGLQKYAKKYPISLSGGQKQRVSIARALINKPEVLLLDEPLSALDAKLRQKLLIDLDDIHDEVGITFVFVTHDQEEALSVSDRIAVMHNGNVLQVGTPNEIYETPADTFVADFIGETNFIYGKIKEVYDNYAIAVSEEIGEFKVELDKPVKVGNKVKLTLRPEKIKVDNKPPKANEKYKILQGIIDEVIYSGFQSKLFIKIEGSDRIIKAFDQHREFLEEDELFEWKEKVYFYWNYEDAYLVEVM, from the coding sequence TTGGAAAAAGATTTAGAAATTTTAAATATATCTAAGGCTTTTGGTGAAGAAAAAGTTTTAAAAAATGTAAATTTAAGTATAAGAAAAGGAGAATTTTTCTCGATATTAGGACCTTCAGGTTGTGGTAAAACAACATTGCTTAGAATGATAGCAGGATTTATTAGCCCAGATGAAGGTCAAATAAAAGTAAATGGAGAAAGAATTGATATTTTAGCTCCAAATAAGCGAAATGTTAATACAGTCTTTCAAAATTATGCACTATTTCCCAATATGACGGTTTTTGATAATATAGCTTTTCCTTTAAAGTTAAAGAAAATGAAAAAAGATGAAATAAAAAGGGAAGTAAATAAATATTTAGATTTAGTAGGTTTGCAAAAATATGCAAAAAAATATCCAATTTCTTTATCTGGTGGTCAAAAACAAAGAGTATCTATAGCAAGAGCTTTGATTAATAAGCCAGAAGTTCTTCTGCTAGATGAACCATTGTCAGCATTAGATGCAAAATTAAGACAAAAATTACTAATAGATTTGGATGATATTCATGATGAAGTAGGAATAACCTTTGTTTTTGTTACACATGATCAAGAAGAAGCTTTGAGTGTTTCTGATAGAATAGCTGTAATGCATAATGGAAATGTCTTACAAGTGGGAACACCTAATGAAATATATGAAACTCCTGCTGATACTTTTGTTGCAGATTTCATAGGAGAAACTAATTTTATATATGGAAAAATAAAGGAAGTTTATGATAATTATGCAATAGCAGTATCAGAAGAAATAGGGGAATTTAAGGTTGAATTAGATAAACCTGTAAAAGTTGGAAATAAAGTTAAATTAACATTAAGACCAGAAAAAATAAAGGTAGATAATAAGCCACCTAAAGCAAATGAAAAATATAAGATATTACAAGGAATTATAGATGAAGTTATATATTCAGGCTTTCAAAGTAAATTGTTTATTAAAATTGAAGGTAGCGATAGAATAATAAAGGCTTTTGATCAACATAGGGAATTCTTGGAAGAAGATGAATTATTTGAATGGAAAGAAAAGGTTTATTTCTATTGGAATTATGAGGATGCATATTTGGTAGAGGTGATGTAA
- a CDS encoding ABC transporter permease, with protein sequence MNNDKKIISTLFFALVIIFFYVPIIMLVILSFNASKAYVWDSFSLKWYKELFFNSPHLWITFWRSIVIALLSSSASVVIATLGAIGIKWYNFKMKNYVKILTYVPLVLPDLIIGVSLLIFFNMNSNITLGLTTIFIAHTTFNIPFSLFIIMSRLDEFDFSIVEAARDLGATEFQTLIKIIIPTMTPGIISAFLMSLTLSLDDYVITSFVTGTNSDTLPIQIYSMLKFGISPTINALSTILIIGTLILSISSRKLQKYLLK encoded by the coding sequence ATGAATAATGATAAAAAAATAATTTCAACTCTATTTTTCGCCTTAGTGATAATATTCTTTTATGTGCCAATAATAATGTTAGTTATACTATCATTTAATGCATCAAAAGCATATGTTTGGGATAGTTTTTCACTAAAATGGTATAAGGAATTATTTTTCAATTCGCCACATTTATGGATAACTTTTTGGAGAAGTATAGTTATTGCACTTTTATCTTCTAGTGCCTCAGTAGTAATTGCAACCTTAGGTGCAATAGGGATAAAGTGGTATAATTTTAAAATGAAAAATTATGTTAAGATATTGACTTATGTTCCTTTGGTTTTACCGGATTTAATAATAGGTGTTTCACTTTTAATATTTTTCAATATGAATTCTAATATAACATTGGGACTAACGACTATATTTATAGCACATACAACATTTAATATACCATTTTCATTGTTTATAATAATGTCAAGATTAGATGAATTTGATTTTTCTATAGTTGAAGCAGCAAGAGATTTAGGTGCTACAGAATTTCAAACATTGATTAAAATAATTATACCAACTATGACACCGGGAATTATATCAGCATTTTTGATGTCTTTAACCTTATCTTTAGACGATTATGTAATAACAAGTTTTGTAACTGGAACTAATTCAGATACTTTGCCTATACAAATATATTCGATGTTAAAATTTGGAATTTCACCAACAATTAATGCATTGTCAACAATTTTAATTATTGGGACACTTATATTATCAATTTCGAGTAGAAAATTACAAAAATATTTGTTAAAATAA
- the coaD gene encoding pantetheine-phosphate adenylyltransferase — protein MIKRAIYPGSFDPVTKGHLDIIQRASKLTEELIVAVLQNSSKSNIWFSVEERINLLKHSISELDVENCKIKVIAFKGLLVDLIEREDVDVLIRGLRAVSDYEYEVQLDLTNKQLTKKEFETIFLNSSRKYLYLSSSIVRDVALHKGELKYFVTDYVKKELMKKVDEMNGKK, from the coding sequence ATGATAAAAAGAGCAATATATCCTGGAAGTTTTGACCCTGTTACAAAAGGACATTTAGATATAATACAAAGGGCAAGTAAATTAACAGAGGAATTAATAGTTGCAGTTTTACAAAATTCAAGTAAATCTAACATATGGTTTAGTGTGGAAGAAAGAATTAATTTATTAAAACATAGTATTTCAGAATTAGATGTAGAAAATTGTAAAATAAAAGTTATAGCTTTTAAAGGTTTATTAGTAGATTTAATAGAAAGAGAAGATGTAGATGTATTAATAAGAGGTTTAAGAGCTGTATCAGATTACGAATATGAAGTGCAATTAGATTTAACTAATAAACAATTGACAAAAAAAGAATTTGAAACAATATTTTTAAATTCATCAAGAAAATATCTTTATTTAAGTTCAAGTATAGTTAGGGATGTTGCCTTGCATAAAGGAGAACTTAAATATTTTGTTACAGATTATGTGAAAAAAGAATTAATGAAAAAGGTTGATGAAATGAATGGCAAAAAATAA
- a CDS encoding lipoprotein has protein sequence MKKTLFLILTTLALSSCASVVHGTNSNVRIKSSSNQMITLKDKRGTILAQGRGEITAKVKRGDGAFKAAYYVVETPLQKLNVESKINIGAFGVGNFFVPTFLGYIIDGVDGAMFDLEVNGQPLDSATIR, from the coding sequence ATGAAAAAAACATTATTTTTAATCTTAACAACACTAGCATTATCTAGCTGTGCATCAGTAGTACACGGAACTAACTCAAATGTTAGAATTAAATCTTCAAGTAATCAAATGATTACATTAAAGGATAAGAGAGGAACAATTTTAGCTCAAGGTAGAGGAGAAATTACTGCAAAAGTTAAAAGAGGAGATGGAGCATTTAAGGCTGCATATTATGTTGTAGAAACTCCACTTCAAAAATTAAATGTTGAATCTAAAATTAATATAGGAGCTTTTGGAGTAGGTAACTTCTTCGTTCCAACTTTCTTAGGATATATAATAGATGGTGTTGATGGAGCAATGTTCGATTTAGAAGTTAATGGACAACCATTAGATTCAGCAACAATTAGATAG
- the rnc gene encoding ribonuclease III, with protein sequence MEQELNLVSLQEEIHYEFKNINLLIQALTHRSYANEHNLHNFKDNERLEFLGDSVLDLISTEYIVGKYKNLKEGDMSKIKSKLISENSFSTIATSLNLGAYLYLSNGENSSGGRTRKSILGDAFEALVGAIFLDSDYYTTKKIILRYLKRNVEHLSSIEGILDYKTKFQEYIQALYKHTPEYEIIDTKGPDHDKIFTVVVKVNGKIMGEGVAKNKKEAEKMAAKNALDNMGTIK encoded by the coding sequence TTGGAACAAGAATTAAATTTGGTATCCTTACAAGAAGAAATACATTATGAATTTAAAAATATAAATTTGTTGATTCAAGCTTTGACCCACAGGTCCTATGCTAATGAACATAATTTACATAATTTTAAAGATAATGAAAGATTAGAATTCTTAGGTGATTCTGTTTTAGATTTAATTTCAACTGAATATATAGTAGGAAAATATAAAAATTTAAAAGAAGGAGATATGTCCAAGATAAAAAGTAAATTAATAAGTGAAAATTCATTTTCAACTATAGCAACTTCATTAAATCTTGGAGCTTATTTATATTTAAGCAATGGAGAAAATTCTTCTGGAGGTAGAACTAGAAAGTCTATATTAGGTGATGCTTTTGAAGCATTAGTTGGAGCGATATTTCTTGATTCAGATTATTATACAACAAAGAAGATAATTTTGCGTTACTTGAAAAGAAATGTTGAACATTTGAGTAGTATAGAAGGAATACTTGACTATAAGACAAAATTTCAAGAATATATACAAGCTTTATATAAACATACACCAGAATATGAAATAATAGATACAAAAGGTCCTGATCATGATAAAATTTTTACTGTAGTCGTTAAGGTTAATGGAAAAATAATGGGTGAAGGAGTAGCAAAAAATAAAAAAGAAGCTGAAAAAATGGCAGCTAAAAATGCATTGGATAATATGGGGACGATAAAATGA
- a CDS encoding nucleotidyltransferase family protein, with translation MVAGVVAEFNPFHYGHKYQVDKIKADIKIAVISPDFVQRGEVSILNQRDKTEIALEMGYDIVVGIPTKYAIQNAEIFCNYSTRLLEELGADYQVFGAETDKIEDIYLMMDKLEKSILKDHLKSGFSYNKSCEKALGDLSYLYTSNNILAMEYLRTIRNYNLNIKPYIIKRKLVNYNEEKICSNISSATNIRKMIKNGQNVEKYLPFSKKYQYNLNYENKLYTLFKFLILTRKFENIFDLKEDIFNKMLKVVKKTNDYFEFLKLMSSRNISINRVKRLMLNIILEIKKEDISKNSEIKQIKILGINEKGAKYIKNRDKICVNFKDLIEEDKFKQLYSYLFEEYSFTNTKYYESR, from the coding sequence ATGGTAGCGGGTGTTGTTGCAGAATTTAATCCTTTTCATTATGGGCATAAATATCAAGTTGATAAAATAAAAGCAGATATAAAAATTGCAGTTATTTCTCCTGATTTTGTTCAAAGGGGAGAAGTTAGTATTTTAAATCAAAGAGATAAGACAGAAATAGCTTTGGAAATGGGTTATGATATAGTTGTTGGCATTCCAACAAAATATGCAATACAAAATGCAGAAATTTTTTGCAATTATTCAACAAGATTACTTGAAGAATTAGGAGCAGATTATCAAGTCTTTGGAGCTGAAACAGATAAAATAGAAGATATATATTTAATGATGGATAAATTAGAGAAAAGTATTTTAAAAGATCATTTGAAAAGTGGTTTTTCATATAATAAATCTTGTGAAAAAGCTCTTGGAGATTTAAGTTACTTGTATACTTCGAATAATATATTAGCTATGGAATATTTAAGGACAATAAGGAATTATAACTTAAATATTAAACCTTATATAATAAAAAGAAAGCTAGTGAACTATAATGAAGAAAAGATATGTTCTAATATAAGTTCAGCAACGAATATAAGAAAAATGATAAAAAATGGGCAAAATGTAGAAAAATATTTACCTTTTTCTAAAAAATATCAATATAATTTAAATTATGAAAATAAGCTATATACATTATTTAAATTTCTAATTTTAACTCGAAAATTTGAAAATATATTTGATTTAAAAGAAGATATTTTTAATAAGATGTTGAAGGTAGTTAAGAAAACAAATGATTATTTTGAATTTTTAAAATTAATGTCTTCAAGAAATATTTCAATTAATAGGGTAAAAAGACTTATGTTAAATATAATATTAGAAATTAAGAAAGAAGATATATCAAAAAATTCTGAAATAAAACAAATTAAAATCTTAGGAATTAATGAAAAAGGAGCTAAGTATATAAAAAATAGAGATAAGATTTGTGTTAATTTTAAAGATTTAATAGAAGAAGATAAATTTAAGCAGTTATATTCATATCTTTTTGAAGAATATAGCTTTACAAATACTAAATATTATGAAAGTAGATAA
- a CDS encoding acyl carrier protein: MFEKIKNILLEQLDIDEKDIKLDSKLIEDLGADSLDVAEIISAIETEFNVEFKKEELNDIETIQDIIVLLEKK; encoded by the coding sequence ATGTTTGAAAAAATTAAAAATATATTACTAGAACAGTTAGATATTGATGAAAAAGATATAAAATTAGATAGCAAGCTAATAGAAGATTTAGGTGCTGATTCATTAGATGTCGCTGAAATAATTTCGGCAATAGAAACAGAATTTAATGTAGAATTTAAAAAAGAAGAATTAAATGATATAGAAACTATACAAGATATAATAGTTTTATTAGAAAAAAAATAG
- the radA gene encoding DNA repair protein RadA, with amino-acid sequence MAKNKHEYVCSTCAYRTTKWLGKCPNCSMWGTIEEEVEMKNLYIDTNLSKEVKSIDNIEIEEEFRLKTSFTEFDRVLGGGLTNSEVILITGEPGIGKSTFLLKLLAEYSKENICLYISGEESQKQIKERANRINISAKKLNVLSDTRLEYIIDSIKKVKAKVVVIDSIQTLYSETVNSLPASVSQIRECALKLIQLAKENEISFFIVGHVTKDGKLAGPKLLEHMVDCVISFEGNEENTYRIIRSTKNRYGSTNEISIFVIHDQGIEEVKNPSLFFISERDEKNVGSIIVPSIEGSRVVLFEIQTLINKAIYGYPKRIIQGLDKNRLEILLAILSKHMKLDFNLNDVYVNVPGGIEIKERASDLAIILSLISSVKSIEISAKIAVLGELGLRGEVRAVSFLRKRLKELEKLGFTGVYLPKVQKDEVEKEKFKIKLSFIDNISELVERIN; translated from the coding sequence ATGGCAAAAAATAAGCATGAGTATGTTTGTTCAACTTGTGCCTATAGAACTACAAAATGGTTAGGAAAATGTCCAAATTGTAGTATGTGGGGTACTATTGAAGAAGAAGTAGAGATGAAAAATCTTTATATAGATACAAACTTATCAAAGGAAGTAAAAAGTATAGATAATATAGAAATAGAGGAAGAATTTAGATTAAAAACAAGTTTTACAGAATTTGATAGGGTACTAGGAGGAGGTTTAACTAATTCTGAAGTTATTCTAATAACTGGAGAACCAGGAATAGGTAAATCAACCTTTTTATTAAAGTTATTAGCAGAATATTCTAAAGAAAATATTTGTCTATATATTTCTGGTGAAGAATCACAAAAACAAATAAAAGAAAGGGCAAATAGGATTAATATTTCAGCTAAAAAACTTAATGTATTAAGTGATACAAGATTAGAATATATAATTGATTCAATTAAAAAGGTAAAAGCGAAAGTAGTAGTTATTGATTCAATACAAACCCTATATAGTGAAACTGTTAATTCATTACCTGCAAGTGTTAGTCAAATAAGAGAGTGTGCCTTAAAATTAATACAACTTGCTAAAGAAAATGAAATATCTTTTTTTATAGTTGGTCATGTTACAAAAGATGGAAAATTAGCAGGGCCTAAGTTATTAGAACATATGGTAGATTGTGTTATTTCTTTTGAAGGAAATGAGGAAAACACATATAGAATAATTAGAAGTACAAAAAATAGATATGGTTCAACTAATGAAATTTCAATATTTGTAATACATGATCAAGGAATAGAAGAGGTTAAAAATCCGTCATTATTCTTTATCTCTGAAAGAGATGAAAAAAATGTAGGAAGTATAATAGTTCCTAGTATAGAAGGTAGTAGAGTAGTACTATTTGAAATACAAACATTGATTAATAAGGCTATATATGGATATCCAAAAAGAATTATACAAGGCTTAGATAAAAATAGATTAGAAATATTGTTAGCTATTTTATCAAAGCATATGAAATTAGATTTTAATTTAAATGATGTATATGTAAATGTCCCAGGAGGAATAGAGATAAAAGAAAGAGCAAGTGATTTAGCAATAATTTTATCATTAATATCTTCTGTTAAATCAATAGAAATAAGTGCTAAAATAGCTGTATTAGGAGAACTAGGACTTAGAGGTGAGGTTAGAGCTGTATCTTTTTTAAGAAAGAGATTAAAAGAGTTAGAAAAACTTGGCTTTACAGGAGTTTATTTACCTAAAGTACAAAAGGATGAAGTAGAAAAAGAAAAATTTAAAATAAAATTAAGTTTTATTGATAATATAAGTGAATTGGTAGAAAGGATTAATTAA